A stretch of the Uranotaenia lowii strain MFRU-FL chromosome 3, ASM2978415v1, whole genome shotgun sequence genome encodes the following:
- the LOC129758633 gene encoding ankyrin-3, with amino-acid sequence MGGSVSQVFRSGSALLSNRDGHKVSETTVDKVNTIFDALRANPKISIQRLEPLLLQIPKYENILAIHDETGYNLLQKSVGLNHIELARWLLQRHRPDVNRSSCSLPLHIACLKGYEECVELLLKHGARIDTEARMCFPGAHSHNCEESGKYKNQSDDVGVCERPNTTKLQNAVCYAIDGDQINVLNILAQKMEEPWMPFRVRKPLLHIACERGAWKCVQHLVQTRSDEINLIKDEYYPIHQAVLHDGRFLELLIQHGAITTVRTCTQQMTLLHVVILAARKSAEDTLNTIRILLERGCKELINSPDSLGNTPLHAIIVRYALEEARYGYDKWNKWDVLHLVRFMLQNGAKSSINQAGNSALACVFRHIRDWEVCYELLNMLIKEGGDPNIVGRDGSVPIMVCLVPLINKDPLHHFTHSMKVCYLNCIRILLQNGANPNCSYRSNLTPLHVLIFTVSENFTLNCDTQKRANFDFIKNILILLLQYGLDCNITSQHILQSVIDMIVNVRTCPDILCVYELLLVLIQYGTDPNITLSNKLMMSGSSSHSINYVNDFINFGGMRAVGSAGDGAGPSGSTAAVASTSNGTGTAAGGNGSDNLRSSFRNNARNYLLFYYIMLITRKEFILLDRDQTYQRIIYLFYYSMKHETLFNCLKSLHNLFIAQVPNKSIDNLRHLIITLYKKPRSLKQLCRVCIYNNLNKKLAPSINRLNLPLPLKEYVLNFEG; translated from the exons TACGAAAACATCCTTGCCATTCACGACGAAACCGGCTACAACCTGCTTCAGAAAAGCGTGGGCCTGAACCACATCGAACTGGCACGGTGGTTGCTGCAGCGCCATCGACCGGATGTGAACAGAAGTTCCTGCTCGCTGCCACTGCACATTGCCTGCCTCAAGGG CTACGAGGAATGTGTGGAACTTTTGCTGAAGCATGGCGCCAGAATCGATACCGAAGCGAGAATGTGCTTTCCAGGTGCTCACTCCCACAACTGCGAGGAAAGTGGGAAATATAAAA ATCAAAGTGATGACGTGGGCGTTTGTGAGCGACCAAACACCACCAAATTGCAAAATGCCGTCTGTTACGCCATCGACGGGGATCAGATCAATGTGTTGAACATTTTGGCTCAAAAGATGGAAGAACCATGGATGCCGTTCCGGGTGCGAAAACCTTTGCTGCACATTGCCTGCGAACGAGGAGCTTGGAAATGTGTTCAGCATCTAGTGCAAACTCGGTCGGACGAGATCAATCTGATCAAGGATGAGTACTATCCCATACATCAGGCTGTGCTACACGATGGACGATTCCTGGAGCTGCTGATACAGCATGGAGCCATCACAACCGTTAGGACATGTACCCAGCAAATGACGTTGCTGCATGTCG TTATTCTGGCGGCAAGAAAATCTGCCGAAGATACTCTTAACACCATCAGAATACTGTTGGAGCGAGGATGCAAAGAACTGATCAACAGTCCTGATTCTCTCGGCAATACCCCACTGCACGCAATCATTGTCCGATACGCCCTAGAGGAAGCGAG ATACGGCTACGACAAATGGAACAAATGGGACGTACTGCACCTGGTGCGGTTCATGCTGCAGAATGGTGCCAAAAGCTCAATCAATCAGGCCGGCAACAGTGCGTTGGCCTGCGTGTTTCGCCATATACGGGACTGGGAGGTGTGCTATGAGCTGCTGAATATGCTGATCAAGGAAGGAG GTGATCCTAACATAGTTGGTCGGGATGGTTCTGTACCAATTATGGTTTGCCTTGTTCCACTGATCAACAAAGATCCGCTGCATCATTTTACGCATTCCATGAAG GTGTGCTATCTGAACTGCATCCGGATATTGCTGCAGAACGGTGCCAATCCGAACTGTTCGTACCGCTCGAATCTCACGCCGTTGCACGTGCTGATTTTCACGGTGTCGGAGAATTTTACCCTCAACTGTGATACGCAAAAGCGCGCCAATTTCGACTTCATCAAGAACATTCTAATTCTGCTGCTGCAGTACGGGCTGGACTGTAACATCACGTCCCAGCATATTCTGCAGTCGGTGATCGATATGATCGTCAATGTGCGTACCTGTCCGGATATCCTGTGTGTGTACGAGCTGCTGCTGGTACTGATTCAGTACGGAACTGACCCCAACATTACCCTGAGTAACAAGCTTATGATGAGTGGCAGCAGTAGCCATTCGATAAACTATGTAAACGATTTTATCAACTTTGGAGGGATGCGAGCGGTTGGAAGTGCTGGCGATGGTGCCGGACCCAGCGGAAGTACTGCAGCCGTTGCCTCCACATCGAATGGGACAGGAACTGCGGCCGGTGGAAATGGCAGCGACAATCTACGGAGCTCGTTCCGCAACAACGCCCGAAATTATCTCTTATTCTACTACATCATGCTTATCACGCGGAAAGAGTTCATTCTTCTCGATCGAGACCAAACGTACCAACGCATTATCTAtctattctactattctatgaAGCACGAAACACTTTTCAACTGCCTCAAATCTTTGCATAATCTATTCATAGCTCAGGTTCCGAACAAATCTATCGATAATCTGAGGCATCTCATAATAACGCTCTACAAAAAGCCCCGAAGTTTGAAGCAACTCTGTCGGGTGTGTATATATAACAATCTGAACAAAAAACTAGCACCGAGCATAAATCGGCTGAACCTGCCACTTCCCTTGAAAGAGTATGTTCTCAACTTTGAAGGTTAA